A DNA window from Anastrepha obliqua isolate idAnaObli1 chromosome 5, idAnaObli1_1.0, whole genome shotgun sequence contains the following coding sequences:
- the LOC129248852 gene encoding 32 kDa beta-galactoside-binding lectin-like has protein sequence MAALTFCVYSTLQQICEFADAFVRFGLSAHRSFQFLRAKRNQIKLRRNCRAVWLQELSNALSVRVVCEILRQTRVPLTSVNNVDSTFELVKKEMHRRGIDFAAIEATAEAYEVIDTFAVQQRRSNAGGSDIIDGGGQRDYELVDNFDDIEVLNGDEIDSSFYDYMEPLPVYQNEKIGTLKEGISFTITGKILLNCERFSINFVIENATRDVALHINPRLPQNYIVRNTKVKGVWGREEVSSALSFSLHRGSRFAIQIFITDSDYLISVNGIPFAKYAHRLPYTSVSTVEVKGDVEDVNMERVDVECYPKHLPGVNPKEFLVIA, from the exons ATGGCAGCATTGACGTTCTGCGTCTACAGTACATTACAACAGATTTGTGAGTTCGCGGATGCATTTGTGCGTTTCGgtttaagtgcacatagaagtTTCCAGTTTTTACGCGCCAAACGCAATCAAATTAAACTTCGTCGCAACTGTCGCGCAGTGTGGCTGCAGGAATTATCCAACGCATTATCGGTGCGAGTGGTGTGTGAAATATTGCGACAAACAAGAGTGCCATTGACCAGTGTCAATAACGTTGATAGTACATTCGAGCTGGTGAAGAAGGAAATGCATCGCCGGGGCATCGATTTTGCCGCCATCGAGGCGACCGCTGAGGCCTATGAGGTGATTGATACATTTGCTGTGCAACAGCGTCGCTCCAATGCAGGCGGCAGCGATATAATAGATGGAGGAGGACAACGTGACTATGAGTTGGTGGATAATTTCGATGACATCGAAGTGCTTAATGGCGATGAAATTGAT AGTTCATTCTACGACTACATGGAGCCGTTGCCCGTATATCAAAATGAGAAGATCGGCACTTTGAAGGAAGGCATCAGCTTCACAATAACCGGTAAAATTTTGCTCAATTGTGAGCG attttcgatCAATTTCGTTATCGAGAATGCAACACGAGATGTTGCGCTCCATATCAATCCACGCCTTCCGCAAAACTACATTGTACGCAATACCAAAGTGAAAGGCGTATGGGGCAGGGAGGAGGTCTCGTCAGCACTGTCATTCTCACTGCATCGTGGAAGCCGTTTCGCCATACAGATTTTCATAACAGACAGTGATTATCTGATCTCCGTGAATGGTATACCTTTTGCCAAATACGCGCATCGCTTACCCTACACTTCGGTGTCGACAGTCGAGGTGAAGGGCGATGTGGAGGATGTGAACATGGAACGCGTCGATGTGGAATGCTATCCGAAGCATTTGCCAGGCGTAAATCCCAAAGAATTTTTGGtaattgcttaa